A portion of the Sulfurospirillum diekertiae genome contains these proteins:
- the cobA gene encoding uroporphyrinogen-III C-methyltransferase, producing the protein MKTGKVYIAGAGCGDFELMTLKLKMLIEEAECIIYDRLVNKEILALAPKSAELIYYGKDNCEGGLIQEKINATLIEKAKEGKNVLRLKGGHPFVFGRGGEEALDLVDAGIEFEIIPGVTSAISVPAYAGIPISHRGINTSFHVFTGHSKDDGEKIDFETVSKLSGTLVFLMGIKNIEMITSNLVNFGKISSTPVAVIENGSTCHQRTVVGNLETISKIVEENHIQSPSIIIIGDVVNLREKLAWFEHKALHGHKVLVTSEKTQAKVTSRLVRSLGGESVECPFFTLDKKSFTIPRLINFDTVLFTSPQSLHAFFEKIEDIRQLLHLRIGVAGEKTKEALNTYKLQANIYSNSYRTQELLNLLTEKEEKVLLVRSTSISAELAVYSQSITELETYYVDKVLRSDEEVIAYINDVDIIAFPNACTVKTLIDSVGREILATKLIIASNENTALKIKSYGLHVNAFGNGEITEETFKTCMETEHCIKGKKDGVVNRRNKGFTHSARAAS; encoded by the coding sequence ATGAAAACAGGAAAAGTATATATCGCAGGTGCAGGTTGTGGAGATTTTGAATTGATGACATTAAAACTCAAGATGTTGATTGAAGAAGCAGAGTGTATTATTTATGATCGTCTTGTTAATAAGGAAATTCTTGCGTTAGCACCCAAAAGTGCCGAACTTATTTATTATGGTAAAGATAATTGCGAAGGCGGCCTTATCCAAGAAAAAATTAATGCAACATTAATCGAAAAAGCCAAAGAGGGCAAGAATGTTTTACGCCTTAAAGGAGGACACCCTTTTGTCTTTGGACGAGGTGGGGAAGAGGCCTTGGACTTAGTAGATGCAGGCATAGAATTTGAAATTATTCCAGGTGTTACTTCTGCTATTTCAGTACCCGCTTATGCAGGCATTCCTATAAGCCATAGAGGTATCAATACATCATTTCATGTTTTTACAGGACATAGTAAAGATGATGGAGAAAAAATTGACTTTGAAACAGTATCCAAGCTGAGTGGCACTTTAGTTTTTTTAATGGGTATTAAAAATATAGAGATGATCACTTCAAATCTTGTAAATTTTGGAAAAATATCATCCACACCTGTTGCAGTAATTGAAAATGGATCGACATGTCATCAACGAACGGTTGTCGGAAACCTAGAAACTATTTCAAAGATTGTTGAAGAAAATCATATTCAGTCACCTTCTATCATTATTATAGGTGATGTAGTAAATTTACGCGAAAAACTTGCTTGGTTTGAGCATAAAGCATTGCACGGGCATAAGGTTCTGGTAACATCAGAAAAAACCCAAGCAAAAGTGACTTCACGGTTGGTCCGAAGTTTAGGTGGAGAGAGTGTAGAATGTCCTTTTTTTACATTAGATAAAAAATCGTTTACTATTCCAAGACTTATTAATTTTGATACTGTGCTCTTTACAAGCCCTCAAAGTTTACATGCTTTTTTTGAAAAAATAGAAGATATACGCCAGTTACTTCATTTGCGTATTGGTGTGGCCGGCGAAAAAACTAAAGAAGCATTAAACACGTATAAATTACAAGCCAATATTTATTCGAACAGCTATCGCACACAAGAGTTGCTTAATCTCTTAACTGAAAAAGAAGAGAAAGTACTTTTAGTCAGATCTACCTCAATTTCAGCAGAACTTGCTGTATATTCTCAATCTATTACTGAACTTGAGACCTATTATGTTGATAAAGTTTTGCGAAGTGATGAAGAAGTAATTGCTTATATCAATGATGTCGATATTATCGCTTTTCCTAATGCATGTACGGTTAAAACATTAATAGATAGTGTAGGGCGTGAAATATTAGCCACCAAATTAATTATTGCTTCAAATGAAAATACAGCATTAAAAATCAAGTCTTATGGTTTACATGTAAACGCTTTTGGCAATGGTGAAATCACAGAAGAAACATTTAAAACATGCATGGAAACAGAGCATTGTATCAAAGGGAAAAAAGATGGTGTGGTTAATCGGAGGAACAAAGGATTCACGCATTCTGCTCGAGCAGCTAGTTGA
- a CDS encoding ABC transporter ATP-binding protein, translated as MISEDFIASNGMKMTLMFLLLGGIIILRSLAVWVRNYWGSLLGINVEFDMRNDLFKHINTLSFSYFDNTKTGSLMSRVVSDIAEVSKVVTEIPRDLLLIPITLIGAIGVMLSLNLKLGMVVLLLMPVLIFFTYYKNTKLRHAYMSSKRKIAHLNAQLTDSFEGIRVVQAFSNEAHEMHKFKQSNQAYKEMTAKAFKALADLRSISNFFSGALQVIIIAYGIYLVQYEHMSIGVLFAFVLYIDRFMRPIRNFISLTEVYQKGLVGMDRFQELMQIKSTVRDDAKEEMESVKGHIAFNNVNFTYEEQGEGILKDINFTITPQEHIALVGGTGSGKSTLCALIMRFYEPQIGSIKIDGKDIKEVSVKSLRRQIGIVQQDVFLFNGTIKENILYGRLEASEEEVIAAAKKANIHEFVMGLAEGYESVVGERGIKLSGGQKQQLSIARIFLKDPAILILDEATSALDNITEHYVQKSLDALAQNRTVITIAHRLSSVKNASKILVMKNGRIAEEGTHKELLSFNGVYQTLHDLQFREGKER; from the coding sequence ATGATATCTGAGGATTTCATTGCTTCCAATGGAATGAAGATGACATTGATGTTTTTACTTTTGGGTGGGATTATTATTTTACGCTCACTTGCCGTATGGGTACGGAACTATTGGGGAAGCTTGCTTGGGATAAATGTTGAATTCGATATGCGCAATGATTTGTTTAAGCATATCAATACGCTTTCCTTTTCGTATTTTGATAACACCAAGACGGGTTCATTAATGTCTCGAGTGGTGAGTGATATCGCTGAAGTTTCCAAAGTTGTTACGGAGATTCCTAGAGATTTATTGCTTATTCCTATTACGTTAATTGGGGCCATTGGTGTGATGCTTAGCCTTAATTTAAAACTGGGAATGGTTGTACTGTTATTGATGCCTGTTTTGATTTTCTTTACATACTATAAAAACACCAAGTTACGACATGCGTATATGTCCTCAAAGCGTAAAATTGCACATCTAAACGCTCAGTTAACAGATAGCTTTGAAGGCATTCGTGTCGTTCAAGCGTTTAGCAACGAAGCCCATGAGATGCATAAGTTTAAGCAGAGCAATCAAGCCTATAAAGAGATGACAGCCAAAGCGTTTAAGGCATTGGCAGACTTGCGAAGTATCAGTAACTTTTTCTCGGGAGCCTTGCAAGTTATCATTATCGCTTATGGTATTTACCTTGTGCAGTACGAACACATGTCTATAGGTGTACTATTTGCCTTTGTCCTTTATATCGATCGTTTTATGCGCCCCATTCGAAATTTTATCTCATTGACAGAGGTTTATCAAAAAGGTTTAGTTGGCATGGATAGGTTTCAAGAGTTGATGCAAATAAAGAGCACTGTGCGAGATGATGCAAAAGAAGAGATGGAATCCGTTAAAGGGCATATCGCCTTTAATAATGTAAATTTTACATATGAAGAACAAGGGGAAGGTATTTTAAAAGATATCAATTTTACTATCACTCCTCAAGAGCATATTGCATTAGTGGGAGGTACGGGTAGTGGTAAAAGCACCTTGTGTGCGTTGATTATGCGTTTTTATGAGCCTCAAATTGGCTCCATAAAGATTGATGGTAAGGATATCAAAGAGGTGTCTGTTAAGTCATTAAGAAGGCAAATCGGCATTGTACAACAAGATGTTTTTTTATTTAATGGAACTATCAAAGAAAATATTTTATACGGACGTTTAGAAGCAAGCGAAGAAGAGGTCATAGCAGCCGCTAAAAAAGCAAATATTCATGAATTTGTGATGGGATTAGCAGAGGGGTATGAGAGTGTTGTTGGGGAGCGTGGGATAAAACTTTCAGGTGGTCAAAAACAGCAACTTTCTATTGCCCGTATCTTTTTAAAAGATCCGGCTATTTTGATTTTAGATGAAGCAACCTCTGCCCTTGATAATATCACAGAACATTATGTGCAAAAATCACTTGATGCCTTGGCTCAAAATAGAACGGTTATTACCATCGCTCATCGATTAAGTTCAGTGAAAAATGCATCAAAGATTTTGGTCATGAAGAATGGAAGGATTGCAGAAGAGGGGACACATAAAGAATTACTTTCTTTTAATGGGGTATATCAAACACTGCATGACTTACAGTTTCGGGAAGGAAAAGAGCGTTAA
- the cbiG gene encoding cobalt-precorrin 5A hydrolase, which produces MKKELAIISVSKQGLEKANSLHVKNADIYALPKYSDGKCIEMIEGFTLTVERIFSQYKTLLFIMASGIVVRTIAPLLKGKDIDPAILVMDEQGIFVNSLLSGHLGGANEMAEIIAKACDAIPVISTASDVSHKIAVDTIAMKLNAKIDSLKKAKNVTALILNGQRVALCLPENIVVENKNISGVIVVSNKLHVEMSQIIPQNIIVGIGCKKDIPKEAIIEAVKKEFKKLNLREDSIKHFATGWVKAEEKGLLEAVNYFERELKIIEKEEIRAVQDKFCGSDFVEKTIGVRSISAPSAYVSSSKKGVFLLEKNKNCGITISIYEEEVGNEK; this is translated from the coding sequence ATGAAAAAAGAACTTGCCATTATTAGCGTAAGTAAGCAAGGATTAGAGAAAGCAAATTCTTTACATGTAAAGAACGCAGACATTTATGCCTTGCCAAAATACAGTGATGGCAAGTGCATAGAGATGATAGAGGGTTTTACACTTACAGTAGAGCGAATTTTTTCTCAATACAAAACGCTTTTGTTTATCATGGCTAGCGGGATTGTGGTTCGTACCATTGCGCCACTTCTTAAAGGTAAAGATATAGACCCCGCTATTTTGGTGATGGACGAACAAGGTATCTTTGTAAACTCTTTGCTTAGTGGCCATTTAGGTGGAGCAAACGAGATGGCAGAAATCATTGCCAAAGCATGTGATGCAATTCCTGTGATATCAACAGCCTCTGATGTCAGTCATAAAATAGCCGTTGATACGATTGCTATGAAATTAAATGCAAAAATAGATTCTTTGAAAAAAGCAAAGAATGTGACTGCTTTGATACTTAATGGGCAGAGAGTAGCGCTATGTTTACCTGAGAATATAGTCGTTGAGAATAAAAATATATCAGGGGTTATTGTGGTGTCAAATAAGTTACATGTAGAGATGAGTCAAATTATTCCACAAAATATCATAGTGGGTATTGGGTGCAAAAAAGATATCCCAAAAGAGGCGATTATTGAAGCTGTCAAAAAAGAGTTTAAAAAATTAAACCTTAGAGAAGATTCGATTAAACATTTTGCGACAGGATGGGTAAAAGCAGAAGAAAAAGGTCTGCTTGAAGCCGTTAACTATTTTGAGCGAGAGCTAAAAATAATAGAAAAAGAAGAAATAAGAGCAGTACAAGATAAATTTTGTGGATCAGATTTTGTAGAAAAAACCATTGGTGTACGCTCCATCTCAGCACCTAGTGCCTATGTAAGTTCTAGTAAAAAAGGAGTGTTTTTGTTAGAAAAAAATAAAAATTGCGGAATTACCATTTCGATTTATGAAGAGGAAGTTGGAAATGAAAAATAA
- a CDS encoding NAD(P)-dependent oxidoreductase, with amino-acid sequence MPLLFSLEGKKVLLIGAGAIGQRKLEKLLNYTSSITIMTKECSHSMEKNHT; translated from the coding sequence ATGCCTCTTTTATTTTCTCTGGAAGGAAAAAAAGTTTTGTTGATAGGTGCTGGTGCTATTGGACAACGAAAATTGGAAAAACTTTTGAATTATACTAGCTCAATTACTATTATGACAAAAGAGTGTTCTCACTCAATGGAAAAAAATCATACATGA
- a CDS encoding cobyrinate a,c-diamide synthase produces the protein MKKAICIGATKSNDGKTLLTTALLHHFKKDVSAFKCGPDYIDPQFHDAITGGHSVNLDGYLMNEEQLRWTFEHYHHNSFAVIEGVMGFYDGMDKGASAYDVAKSLHVPSVIVVDASGSYITIAAVIKGLLTFRDDHTIKGVILNKVSSSMHFSLLEKVIEEELPHIAVLGWIKKDLITLESTHLGLDLEHLDRELLALVSKEVLEHIDLELLMSLATFEPLHVKIYPFEKIPKIPQKLAIVHDANFSFLYHDNVNFLKEVFDEVVMVSAVNDEKCEADVLYIPGGYVETKEAYKRIENSHTFKHSVLEHAKNKPIYGECAGLIFLGKKIDEKPMLGLLDVEFSLQKRFKRMGYYDADFDGINTKGHAFHYSSPHDLANGYFPLVKRDNGENGVWKKDKVFGTYLHTFFRTNPHLIKQYFS, from the coding sequence ATGAAAAAAGCAATTTGTATTGGTGCAACGAAATCTAATGATGGTAAAACACTTCTAACAACGGCACTCTTGCACCATTTCAAGAAAGATGTATCAGCGTTTAAATGTGGACCAGATTATATCGATCCACAGTTTCATGATGCCATTACAGGAGGCCATAGCGTCAATCTTGATGGTTATTTGATGAATGAAGAACAACTTCGATGGACATTTGAGCATTATCATCACAACTCTTTCGCAGTTATCGAAGGTGTCATGGGTTTTTACGATGGCATGGATAAGGGTGCTAGTGCGTACGATGTGGCAAAATCTTTACACGTTCCAAGTGTCATTGTCGTGGATGCCAGTGGAAGCTATATCACTATTGCCGCGGTCATCAAAGGATTGTTAACCTTTAGAGACGATCATACCATCAAAGGAGTGATTTTAAATAAAGTTAGTTCATCCATGCATTTTTCACTTTTAGAAAAAGTAATAGAAGAAGAATTGCCTCACATCGCCGTTCTTGGTTGGATAAAAAAAGACCTCATTACTTTAGAATCAACGCATCTAGGGCTTGATCTCGAACATTTGGATAGGGAGCTTTTAGCACTCGTTTCAAAAGAAGTTTTAGAACATATCGATTTGGAGCTTCTGATGAGTTTAGCTACGTTTGAGCCTTTACATGTAAAGATTTATCCATTTGAAAAAATACCAAAAATACCACAAAAATTAGCCATCGTTCATGATGCAAATTTCTCTTTTTTATACCATGATAATGTAAATTTTTTAAAAGAGGTCTTTGATGAGGTTGTGATGGTATCTGCTGTGAATGACGAAAAATGTGAAGCAGATGTTTTATATATCCCTGGAGGGTATGTCGAAACCAAAGAAGCGTATAAACGCATCGAAAATTCTCACACCTTTAAACACAGTGTGCTAGAGCATGCAAAAAACAAGCCAATTTATGGTGAGTGTGCAGGACTTATTTTTCTTGGAAAAAAGATTGATGAAAAACCAATGCTTGGGCTTTTAGATGTTGAGTTTAGTTTGCAAAAACGTTTTAAACGCATGGGGTATTATGATGCTGATTTTGATGGCATAAACACCAAAGGTCATGCTTTTCATTATAGTAGCCCCCATGATTTAGCAAACGGATATTTTCCTCTAGTTAAAAGAGATAACGGAGAGAATGGCGTATGGAAAAAAGATAAAGTATTTGGAACTTATTTACATACTTTTTTTAGAACGAATCCCCATTTGATCAAACAATATTTTAGTTAA
- a CDS encoding flavodoxin family protein, translated as MKVLGVSGSPIKNSNSDRALQAVLDAIGLESEFIKLSDYTVGPCNACLGCVTTNRCVIKDDGNTLCDKVKEADVLVVSGFTPYSTLDSRTKAFMERLYPLRHNNGYLAGKLGAAVITSCVTAPSEMLPPAAQLGANAIHYFMMEEGMNFVGSLLVHGNVPCVKCGNGDVCQMSGFKMLYGAEATVDSVGIHAFENQLEIIQQAKDLGKKLRESLVF; from the coding sequence ATGAAAGTTTTAGGAGTATCCGGCTCACCGATTAAAAATAGTAATAGTGATCGTGCTTTGCAAGCTGTGCTCGACGCAATTGGATTGGAATCAGAATTTATTAAATTATCAGACTATACCGTTGGACCATGCAACGCCTGTTTGGGATGCGTGACAACGAATCGTTGCGTTATAAAGGATGATGGAAATACATTGTGCGATAAAGTTAAAGAAGCGGATGTTCTAGTGGTATCAGGATTTACTCCCTATTCAACATTAGATTCAAGAACAAAAGCCTTTATGGAGCGGCTCTACCCTTTGCGCCACAACAATGGATATTTGGCCGGTAAACTCGGTGCTGCTGTTATTACTTCGTGCGTAACTGCACCAAGTGAAATGTTGCCTCCTGCTGCACAATTGGGTGCAAATGCTATTCATTATTTTATGATGGAAGAAGGAATGAACTTTGTAGGATCACTTCTAGTCCACGGTAATGTCCCTTGTGTTAAGTGTGGGAATGGCGATGTATGTCAAATGTCTGGATTTAAAATGCTCTATGGTGCTGAGGCTACGGTTGATTCTGTGGGTATTCATGCGTTTGAAAATCAACTAGAAATCATACAACAAGCAAAAGATTTGGGAAAAAAACTACGAGAATCATTAGTATTTTAA
- the cobJ gene encoding precorrin-3B C(17)-methyltransferase — MKNNIYVVGIGPGSLEHLSFRAYHVLKEVNVIIGHKTYVNLVKEYFPEKVFIKSGMKREVERCLETLEIAKSGKSVALISSGDAGVYGMAGIMLEIALDNGFNVEIIPGITSANASASVVGAPIMHDHATISLSDLLTDWELIKKRVDLASQGDFVISFYNPKSKSRLTQIAEAREIMLKHKNKDTVVAIVRNTGREGENHVLTSLENMLEHEIDMFTTVIVGNSKTFIKENKMITPRGYHY; from the coding sequence ATGAAAAATAATATTTATGTTGTAGGTATCGGGCCAGGCTCATTGGAACATTTGAGTTTTAGAGCATATCATGTTTTAAAAGAGGTAAATGTCATCATTGGGCATAAAACCTATGTCAATTTAGTAAAAGAGTATTTTCCTGAGAAAGTGTTCATTAAATCAGGAATGAAAAGAGAAGTGGAGCGTTGCCTCGAGACTTTGGAAATAGCCAAGAGTGGTAAAAGTGTCGCCCTTATCTCTAGTGGTGATGCCGGAGTTTACGGCATGGCGGGCATTATGCTAGAAATTGCTCTTGATAATGGCTTTAATGTAGAAATTATCCCAGGGATTACCTCTGCCAATGCCTCCGCTTCAGTCGTAGGTGCACCCATTATGCATGATCATGCGACGATTAGTTTGAGTGATTTATTGACGGATTGGGAGCTCATCAAAAAGCGTGTTGATTTGGCATCACAAGGAGATTTTGTGATCTCTTTTTACAATCCTAAAAGTAAAAGTCGTCTAACTCAAATTGCTGAAGCAAGAGAAATTATGCTGAAGCATAAAAATAAAGATACGGTTGTTGCCATTGTGCGAAACACGGGACGAGAGGGCGAAAATCACGTTCTTACATCATTGGAAAATATGTTAGAGCATGAAATTGACATGTTTACGACGGTAATCGTTGGAAACTCAAAGACGTTTATCAAAGAAAACAAAATGATCACTCCTCGTGGGTATCACTACTAA
- a CDS encoding Rieske (2Fe-2S) protein, which yields MDNITFLKRGFFERVSGKPATHEPKDSSCWGYLDGKICIDLNKADELKIRGGAVRLEGKSLPLRVLVIQSKSGEYKAYQNKCTHMGRRLDLVPGTDTVQCCSLNKATFDLYGNKLYGPVSKSIKCYTVIKEDDNLIISI from the coding sequence ATGGATAACATTACATTTTTAAAGAGAGGATTTTTTGAAAGAGTTTCAGGAAAACCTGCAACACATGAGCCTAAAGATAGTAGTTGTTGGGGATATTTAGATGGGAAAATTTGTATTGACCTAAATAAGGCTGATGAATTAAAAATACGTGGTGGTGCAGTTCGTCTTGAAGGGAAAAGCCTTCCTTTAAGAGTGTTGGTAATACAGAGTAAAAGTGGAGAATACAAAGCATATCAAAATAAATGTACACATATGGGAAGGCGGTTAGATTTAGTGCCTGGTACGGATACAGTGCAATGCTGTAGCTTGAATAAAGCGACCTTTGATCTTTATGGAAATAAACTTTATGGTCCTGTTTCAAAATCTATCAAGTGTTATACTGTGATAAAGGAGGATGACAATCTTATAATTTCAATTTAA
- a CDS encoding precorrin-2 dehydrogenase/sirohydrochlorin ferrochelatase family protein has protein sequence MTKSYEPNDVKDYDIIIATIDNLDLQKSIYQEAKKYSKLYNCVDFPEYCDFMFPSIVQKGDLQIAFSTGGYSPGLAKALRALFERIIPDAVIPFLEEMKVLRKMHPKGENRQKIFHDKVNVFVKQHFIMPTNGEDLNGKTR, from the coding sequence ATTACTAAAAGTTATGAACCAAATGATGTAAAAGACTATGATATTATCATAGCCACTATCGATAATCTTGATCTTCAAAAAAGCATCTATCAAGAGGCTAAGAAGTACTCAAAGCTCTATAACTGTGTTGATTTCCCAGAATATTGTGATTTCATGTTTCCTTCTATTGTACAAAAAGGAGATTTACAAATAGCGTTTTCAACAGGAGGGTATTCTCCTGGATTAGCAAAAGCGTTACGTGCGTTATTTGAGAGGATTATTCCTGATGCTGTAATTCCATTTTTAGAGGAAATGAAAGTGTTACGAAAAATGCATCCGAAAGGAGAAAATAGGCAAAAAATTTTTCATGATAAAGTTAATGTATTTGTAAAACAGCACTTTATAATGCCTACTAATGGAGAAGATTTAAATGGCAAGACCCGTTAA
- the cobK gene encoding precorrin-6A reductase — protein MVWLIGGTKDSRILLEQLVEYHDQFIVSITTSYGKKLLENYNVKIIDKRLSKEEKKVLIENECITLILDTSHPYAEGISHSAMEIAKECGVEYLRFERKNLEYEGAKHFEDITSLVDYINLTCKGEKVLSTLGIKNLEDLQKIKDQENLFIRLLPVVISIQKAETLGFLAKNIIAIQGPFSKEFNTAIIKNYGIQYLITKESGDEGGEMEKVLACKEEGVQLLVLKRPFINYLKTWDSLQEIVDELKCRLSL, from the coding sequence ATGGTGTGGTTAATCGGAGGAACAAAGGATTCACGCATTCTGCTCGAGCAGCTAGTTGAATATCACGACCAGTTTATCGTGAGCATTACTACGAGTTATGGAAAAAAACTTTTAGAAAATTATAACGTTAAAATTATTGATAAACGTCTCAGTAAAGAAGAAAAAAAAGTATTGATAGAAAATGAATGTATAACTTTAATTCTTGATACGAGCCATCCTTATGCGGAAGGAATTTCGCATAGTGCTATGGAAATAGCAAAAGAGTGTGGTGTTGAGTATTTACGCTTTGAGCGCAAAAATCTTGAATATGAGGGTGCTAAACATTTTGAGGATATTACGTCATTGGTAGACTATATTAATCTTACATGTAAAGGTGAAAAAGTGCTGAGTACGTTAGGCATAAAAAACTTGGAAGACCTTCAAAAAATCAAGGATCAAGAAAACCTTTTTATTCGTCTTTTACCCGTCGTTATATCAATACAAAAAGCAGAAACTTTGGGTTTTTTAGCCAAAAATATTATCGCGATACAAGGACCTTTTAGTAAAGAGTTTAATACTGCAATAATTAAAAACTATGGGATACAATATCTTATAACAAAAGAGAGTGGTGATGAAGGAGGAGAGATGGAAAAAGTTTTAGCGTGCAAGGAAGAGGGAGTTCAACTTTTAGTACTAAAACGTCCTTTTATCAATTATCTAAAGACATGGGACTCTCTTCAAGAGATTGTTGACGAATTAAAGTGTAGATTGAGTTTATGA
- a CDS encoding cysteine-rich CWC family protein, whose translation MNNKDEKICPLCGERNACQVGTSNQCWCHTIKVPQDLLDKIPQEKKGKACICYLCIKEYLQHQKIK comes from the coding sequence ATGAATAATAAAGATGAAAAAATTTGTCCATTGTGTGGAGAACGTAATGCTTGTCAGGTTGGAACTTCAAATCAATGCTGGTGCCATACTATTAAAGTGCCACAGGATTTATTAGACAAAATACCGCAAGAGAAAAAAGGTAAAGCTTGTATTTGTTATTTGTGTATTAAAGAATATTTACAACATCAAAAAATAAAATAG
- a CDS encoding TetR/AcrR family transcriptional regulator, with product MARPVKYDLIKILDDAMELFWEKGFENVSIVDLILHTGINRSTMYSLFSDKEALFKEALHHYYAKRASMMIGILQTNTGKKGVELFLGKFIFREEFRACLFSICMGKGDFMREEVFDVPKKFFLDLRQQLEKNLMDASANGEFNGNAKAIALTIVTIVHGFSIHGKYNHQKEDGELIIQTILALLK from the coding sequence ATGGCAAGACCCGTTAAATACGATTTAATAAAAATACTTGATGATGCAATGGAACTTTTTTGGGAAAAAGGGTTTGAAAATGTATCAATTGTAGACTTGATTCTACATACAGGTATCAATCGAAGTACAATGTACTCTTTATTTTCAGATAAAGAGGCGTTATTTAAAGAAGCACTCCATCACTATTATGCAAAAAGAGCTTCAATGATGATAGGAATATTGCAAACGAATACCGGTAAAAAAGGTGTAGAACTATTTTTAGGTAAGTTCATTTTTCGTGAAGAATTTAGAGCTTGTCTTTTTAGCATCTGTATGGGAAAAGGCGACTTTATGCGAGAAGAAGTATTTGATGTTCCAAAGAAGTTTTTTTTAGATTTAAGACAGCAACTTGAAAAAAATTTAATGGATGCCTCTGCAAATGGTGAATTTAATGGTAATGCAAAAGCAATAGCACTTACCATCGTAACTATAGTTCATGGCTTTAGCATTCATGGTAAATATAACCACCAAAAAGAAGATGGCGAATTAATTATACAAACCATACTAGCACTGCTCAAATAA
- the cobM gene encoding precorrin-4 C(11)-methyltransferase: MSKVYFIGAGPGDPELITIKGQRLVREADIIIYAGSLVPIEVIACHKEGAEIYNSASMDLDEVMDITIAGVKEGKSVARVHTGDPSIYGAHREQMDILESHGIDFDVIPGVSSFLASAAALKKEFTLPDVSQTVICTRLEGRTPVPEAESLDKLASHQASMAIFLSVQMIDKVVEKLVLHYPPNTPVAIIQRASWPDQKIVEGTLETIEEKVKEANITKTAQILVGWFMGNEYSKSRLYDKYFTHEYREGMARS, from the coding sequence ATGTCTAAAGTTTATTTTATAGGAGCAGGGCCGGGTGATCCTGAACTTATTACTATCAAAGGTCAGCGCCTTGTAAGGGAAGCAGATATCATCATATATGCGGGCTCGCTTGTTCCTATAGAAGTTATTGCATGTCATAAGGAGGGAGCAGAAATTTATAACAGTGCCAGTATGGATTTGGATGAAGTGATGGATATTACTATTGCAGGTGTTAAAGAAGGAAAAAGTGTTGCAAGAGTTCATACAGGAGATCCTTCTATCTATGGGGCTCATCGTGAACAAATGGACATTTTGGAGAGTCATGGTATAGATTTTGATGTCATACCAGGTGTTAGCTCATTTTTAGCATCAGCAGCAGCCCTTAAAAAAGAGTTCACGCTTCCAGATGTATCGCAAACGGTTATTTGCACACGATTAGAAGGTCGCACTCCCGTTCCAGAAGCAGAATCCTTAGATAAATTAGCCTCTCATCAAGCTTCTATGGCTATCTTTTTATCCGTTCAAATGATTGATAAAGTAGTGGAAAAACTTGTGCTTCATTACCCGCCTAATACTCCAGTAGCAATTATTCAGCGTGCTAGTTGGCCGGATCAAAAAATTGTTGAGGGAACGCTTGAGACTATTGAAGAAAAAGTCAAAGAAGCCAATATCACTAAAACAGCGCAAATTCTTGTGGGATGGTTTATGGGAAATGAGTACTCTAAATCTAGGCTATATGACAAGTATTTTACCCATGAATACCGAGAAGGTATGGCACGCTCATGA